The Pelecanus crispus isolate bPelCri1 chromosome 16, bPelCri1.pri, whole genome shotgun sequence sequence cgcccggcccggcccggctcgccCGGCGGcgcaggcccggcccggcccgcggagCCGCAGGCCCGGCGGCAGGGCCCGAGGCGAGGCCgcacggcggggccgggccgggcggggcggggcggggcggacCGGGAAGCAgccgccgctccgcccccgCCCGCTCTGCCCTTCCGCCTTGGCGCGGCGCTCTCGGGGCCCGGTATaaagcggcggcggccgccgcccgccccgctccggccccaTGGAGACGCAGCGGCGGCCCGTCGGCGGCAGGCCGGTAAGGGGGCGCGGACGGGCGGCTtcggggcgggggccggcggagGGGGGCCCGCGGAGGGGGGCCCGGCGgaggggggcccggggccgctgcTAACGCCCGTCTTGGCCCGCAGGTCCGGGCCGTGAGCGGAGGCCGGGAGTCCCCCGCGGGGAGCCATGAGCGCGGGCAGCGGCTCCTCCGTCCCGGGCTGGCCTGAGGCGCGCCCGGCCGCCAGCCCGCCGGCGTCCCGGCTCGGAGAGAGGATGAGCGGCAGAGAGCCGAgccgcggcccgggcccgggcggccTGCCCGGCGCGGAGCCGCCCGAGGAGGCGGGGGGCCCCGGGCGGGAGCCCTGCGACAGCGCCGAGATGCAGCTGAAGGTGGACTTCTTCCGCAAGCTGGGCTACTCCTCGGAGGAGATCCACGTCGTGCTGCAGAAGCTGGGCCTGAACGCCGACACCAACacggtgctgggggagctggtgAAGCACGGCCCGGCCGAGCGGGAGAGCGGCGAGGCCCCGCCGGAGGCCAAGGAGGCCCCGCTGGtcccgcggggggggggcgccaACAAGacccccgcgccggccccggccccggagGAGACGGAGAGCGAGAACCTGAAGCCCATCGTTATCGATGGCAGCAACGTGGCCATGAGGTGTGCGGGGGCTCTGGGTGGGCGCGGCGGGCGCTCGGGCGCTGTCGGCACTTGCCGCGGTGGCCCGGTGGGTTTGCCTGACCTCTGGCTCTGAGGCGCGCCGAGCGCCCGGAGTCCGAAAAACTCGGGGGGGTTTGCACTGCAAACAGCTACTGCTGGGTGCCCTGGTAGCGGCTGCTAATATTTTCCAAGGCACCTCACCAGCGCGCATAGCTCTTGCGAGGATGAGCATCGCGTTTGCAGGTGCAGCCTGCCTCGGtggcccctcccgccccggggctctgccagcccatAGCCAGTGGGCACAGGGCTCCGACGAGAGCGGGTGTGCTTGCTGGCAAATAAAGACATTTCCTTCTAGCTTATGAGGAGGGTACTGAGGATACGTTGTCCTCTTACCTAATGGCTTTATGTAAGTTTCTGTAGCAGGAAGTTGCTCAATAAATAATTGCAGGTTTAATTAGAGAAGACTTTATAATACGGAGCTGTCTCCTGCATTGGAGACCAGTCTCCAAATTGTGACTCTTGTACCTTGGTTAAATTTCCGTACAATGTAGAGAACGGATGGGATGCCAAAGGGGGACTCTAGCAGATGGTGTCACCAAGGCAGGGCTGCGACTCGCCCTCGGCGTCCCAGGTGTTCTGGTGCTGATGGCGCAGGTCCTGTCGGGTACCGCAACCGGAGGCAGCCCGCGAAGCCGCCTGGGTTGGAACGGTAACTTGGGAGCGCAGGAGCCCTCATATCCCCCGAGCACCCAGAATCTCTGGGCTGGGGATTTAGTGGCCTGATGTCCCTCCTTTCACCTTGGCTTTTGCTCCCCACGATGGTGAGCGTTGCCTGCCCCAACCCCTGGTGCTGCGCTCCCCACCTCTACACGGCGGGGTCTGGGCTCCATTAATTTAATGCACCAGGTTTCCGAATTGGGCTTCGTCATTGCCGTTCAAAAGCAGGCCTCCTTCTCTGTGTGTTAGCTTAATAGATCTTGTAATGCGTGTCTGTGTACACAGacctttttataaaaatcaacAACCAACAGGGtgcacacagagctgctgcatgcATTACTGTAGACTTTGTCTAAGGTGAAAGTGCTGAGTGGAGATACGTTTGCAGGTGTGGTTTTCTCTAAGCTGTGGTTGACAGTTCTGAGAACAGGACTGAGAAAAGATGGGGTACAGTCTGCTGTGTGACCGACGAACAGAGCCTGTGAATCCCAGGGCGAATAAGGAATTCTGATGGCAACCAAGCGGGCCCAGAGAATAAAAGATGTGACCTGGGCATCTGCAGGAGGGCACAGTCCTGTTGCTGTGGCTCTCCAGCAGCTGTGCAGCCACTTGAGGAAAATGGCCCATTGTGAGACCTGGGCTGATAAGCGTGACTCTTGCAGTGAAGTTTACCTTAGGTAAGTGCTCAGGCTTAAGCGACAGAATTGGTTGTGTTTTGTGAATGAGGAGCCTCTTACCTATGAGAGTTATCCCAAAAAGTGCAGGAGAGATCACAGCAAGTGTGACTCAGGGCAGGCCAGGCAGTAGAACGCTGACGATAGGACAAGAGTTTGACATGAGAAAAGCAGTCTGgctttttttaagcaatttgCTAGAAGGGGAATTCCATTCTGAAACTTCCTGTATTGATGGTGTGATGTTCCCTGCTGATTCATTTGCAGTGTGTACAGCGGCCTCCCTGAACAGCTCTTGACAAACATATGCAAATCATAGTGGAAATTAGCTTTTACTTCCTTCTAAGGGAATTTTTTCTTGGCTGCTGCCAAATCAGATCAGCCCAACTAGCTACCTTCTGTAGATTTGAGATTGGTAGCAGGGACtcaaaaaatctctgcttttctcatttatctCTAAAATACTGTAGTAGCCTGTATCTGGCTATCTGTAGCAAACCCAGTCTGACACTGGAGAAAACTTTTAGAGCATCTTTCTTCTGATTGTTAATGTCAGCCTTTCTGCAACTTGGGATTCTTAATGAAGATGTGTTAGGCGTCTCTTTAGGTGTTAGTTTTGGTGTTAAAGGTGTAGTTCttacagaagaataattttggTCCAACTCTTCCGCTTTCTTAATAGCTTCAGAGAAGGGtgaggacaggaggagaaacGAAGTTTCTTTCTAGTGGTACGGCTGTACTACAGTAACAGCACTTCTTGGCAGTGCCTCTGCTGGGGTGTAAGGTCTTCAGTAATTACTTCATGGAGGAGTTCACTAGCATGCCAGGTGGTGGTGGGAGTGGAAATGACATTCAAGTGTAAATGGGAGGAGTTGGATTTGGGGTGGGGTAGTGCCCAGGTGGGGAAAATCTTACTGAATTACCAGACCAGTTATCTTCAGTGTAGTATATCTTACCAGAGTGTCATCCTGCAACGCAGGCTGTTAGGTTCCCCAGAATGACAAATTGGGCAGTAATACAGAAATGTTGAAAGTTTGCCAGAACCATTATCAACAGAAGAGCTGATTACACTGTAAATACTGGCACTCGTAAGCCGGGAGTGGTAGTTTCCTCTTAGAGGTTCTGGAAACTTATTGGTGTGACCTAATGAATAGctaagcagcagctttttgcGTTGGTATGTAGCTTCTGATGCTGTTGTCAAACTTTGTTCTGAAACTGCCAAGTGCTGTTAAGACATTCAGCACTGATCCTGCTAGCAGGAAGTGTTGCTGTTTTGTGCAAATAGTGCGTTTGTAACTGACTTTCTGGGCCATAATATAATGAAGAAGCATCTTTCATCAGTGATGATGTCCTTGAGTACATAAAATGTCGTTGTCCTTAACGTTACAAGCAAAACACCTAGTGAGGGTACAGTTTACACTGGCAGAGGTTAGCCACTGGTGCTAGCTGGCAGCACAGGACAAAGGGTGTTCAAGATCACATTGTACTCGGGGCTAAAAATAAAGATCAAGAGTCCAGAGCTGAAGCAAGGGCTCTGTTTCAGAGCAGCTGCAACAGTTATGGCTGCTTTCTCCCTCCCACTGAGGATTTAGGTATTTATTGGTATACTGAGGTGCTAAAAGCAGCAGTAATTCTGCGAAGAACTTAGTGCTGCTATTTACACGAGATGAGCAACACACACTGATTGTGCTACTCTAGCACTTCTTCACTCAGGGTTGTCTGAATTGCTGGACCCGTTGGCTTAGTGTATTGCCTGACTACTCTGTACATAACCTGAATAttgaaattctttattttcttctttgatgcAGCCATGGAAATAAAGAAGTGTTCTCCTGCCGAGGTATCCTTCTGGCTGTCCAGTGGTTTTGGGACAGGGGACACAAGGATATTACAGTCTTTGTGCCATCTtggaggaaggagcagccaCGACCAGATGTACTTATAACAGGTGTGGAAATATGAAAACCAAAAGTAGCTTTTCAGGCTTACTGCTTTGTCACTTAACAAGCTTGCAAAGTTCTTGCTAGTTAGTAATTAACTTATGAATGGAAGATCTAAGTAAGATCCAGTAAGCTGAGCTGACCAGTGAGAATTAGTCATTAACTTCTCCCCTAAGCAAGTTGTTGCCTGGATCAGTTGGAATAATTCAGAGAACAAAGAATGTAATGCTACTCTGCTTCCTAACTTCTTGTCTTATtacttgcatttttctcctctttcaggGACACATCTTCATGCTATGTATTTGGCTGTGACGTATGTGACACTGTAGACTGTACAGAATTTCTACATGCTAAAAGTTAAAACTTGGTAGGAGTTTAGTCAGAATTATTCAATTTGAGGGGAGTTTGCTCTGAACTTGCAAACAGCTGAGATTTGTAAGTAACTCTACTCAGAAATCTATGCATGTAGTATGGCGCTACAAAAGATACTAGCCTGCCAGTCTTAAATGCAAATCACACTTTGCATGCAAAGGATTATGTGGATGGGAGTTACTGTATTACAGCAGCCTTTGTGGTGTGCTCTGAGTGTTCTTGGGTGCCATGCAGGCACCGTGGCTAGGAATCCACCTCTGACAGACTGATGGGTAGTATAGGAAAAGAGATGAGAATACAGGCTGGGTTGTGGAGAGGTGAAATGACTTTACATGAATTCTGTCATTTATTTATGATGTTACTTTATCTGTGTGAAGGCTTTTGGGCTGTGTAAGTGTGTTCACAGTTGTGTTTGTTCCAGACCAGTACATTCTCCGTGACcttgagaagaagaaaatcctgGTCTTCACTCCTTCCAGGCGGGTTGGAGGCAAGCGTGTTGTCTGTTATGATGATCGATTCATTGTGAAACTGGCACACGAGTCTGATGGCATTGTGGTTTCTAATGATACTTATCGGGACCTGCAGAACGAGCGTCCTGAGTGGAAGAAATTCATTGAGGAGCGTCTGCTGATGTATTCCTTTGTCAACGACAAGTATGTTCCcattcttcctttgtttttaaaaaagatctgTGTGAGCATGCTGTCTTCGTTTTAATGAAGCAATGgcaagtgatgcatgaaaagaaCTTAATGCTGgtacagaatggaaaaaaaatcctctagaCATTTTTTTTGGTAGAAGGAAGTGTGGTGGGAAGAACTGCCCAGCTGTGGTGACATACAAAGGCGTAAAGAATCAGTCATCTTGATAGCTGTCCATGGTTTGGAGCCAGGAGTTTGGTAGTGGAGTTCCTAGGAGAGCTCCAGCACTTCATTTCCTCACAGGACAGTCATTAGCAGGCCCAGCATCAAGTGCTAATTCTGGTCACCAACAGAGCACAAAACCCTTCCGTGCCTGAAGGGAAGCACTTCATGCCAGTCTTTACTAGGTGACATGTCACTGCAATGAAATGTGGAAGCTTTTTAGGGCTCAGGTGGCTTTTAACCTTCAATGAAATGGGAGACTTCTAGAAGAAATGAAACCCTGACCCAAGAAAGTGAACTGCTCCTGattgagatttatttttctttaggtttATGCCTCCAGATGATCCCTTAGGGCGACATGGCCCCAGCCTGGATAACTTTCTCAGAAAGAAACCTGTGGTGCCAGAACACAAGAAACAACAGTGCCCTTACGGTAAGACCTGCCTTCTAAACGTGAAGGCTGAGGTATCTGTGCAAGTGTAATTCATGCATTTAGTAAAATTCAGCTGGTCATTCCATGCTCTGCCTTTCCTTGCAGGGAAGAAATGCACTTACGGAATTAAGTGTAAATTCTACCACCCTGAACGGATCAATCAGCCCCAGCGCTCGTTAGCTGATGAACTCCGAGCCAATGCAAGGTTGTCTCCTACCAGAAGTGCCAGTgccaaggaggagaaaaagggcaaaagaggttcccaggcagagctcttgtgctctgtgTCCACAGAGTGTGATAAAAGCTCTTTGCAGAAGGtctctgcagagaggaaaagcttGACCCACAAAGCCAAGCCCAGTGATGTTCCGCTTCAGGTCAAAGGCTCTGTGTCAGGCAGTGTCCCTCCTAGCAGTGGGAGCCACAGGTCCTCTGACAGGTACCAGCAGCCTCATATGGACTCTCTGTCTTACATCTCTCAGGAGCATCTCGACTCAGGCATTGGGTCTTTGGAGAACCAACTGTCTGACATGTGGCCTTACAGATCCACCAGTCACTGTGATCATTCCCATGCTGATCAGGTGGCAGTTTGCACCTGCGGTAGTCAGAGACCTGTCTACCCGCATTCTCCCAGCTTAGAGCAAAATGGTCTGGTCTCTTACAAGCATGGTTCCCATAAATCTTCTTCCTCTGGTGCTAGCTTCTTGCAGTATAGTCCTGAGATGTCTCACTCGGGACTGCCTCACTCTTTCTCAGGCTATGGAGTACCTGTACACCCAGCTAATGCTGGGCAATATAGTCTGCCTAATGAGTATGATGCCCCTCCACCCCATTCTCGCGAGTACTGGTCTGAACCGTACCAGATGCCACCTCCTCAAGTGAGATCTACCAGCGTGCGAGATCCTCGTTCAGTGCAGAGGGCCCCAGGGCCGACGTATGGGGACTCCTGCCAGTGGGCTGTCCCTGACCAGTTCGCAGAGGAGCGGGCCAATGTGCATGTCAAGCTGTGTGGCATATTCCATCCCCATTTAGTTGATGCTGTGATGAGCCGTTTCCCTCGCCTTCTGGATCCCCAGAGGCTAGCTGCAGAGATACTAACGTACAAGTCTCAGAACCCAGGTGTATGAGGCAGATGCTGAGGGCAGCCAGGCATGTGAAAGGCTTGAGGGGCAGTGTTTGCGCTCTGTAGCTGCCGTAGATGCCTTCTGAGGgctcctccttcttcttggAAGTACCAGGCTCCAGCTGGAGGCTGCGTACCACATGTGGTGTGCTCACAGCAAATCCTGCTTTAGACGTGACAGTGTGCTGCTCTTGGAAAGGCAGCCTAgggtcccctctgccccagagAATGTTGAAGAAGCTCTGGGTGCTGACCAGAAGAGGCTGCAGCttcaggatttttcctttggggTTGCATGGAGAGTCAGGCACACCCTAAATTCCTGCAGTTGTTCAGAACCGAATGTGACCTTACTCCTCCCATTAGCTTCAGTTTTGGGATGGCTTAGTGCATTATATAGGGAGGGGAGGACTCAGGGGGCCTTGTGAAAGATAAGGGGTTTGGGGTGtggtgtgtgttttggttttttgcagtGGTGTGAGGCATATTTGTGAAGACTGAAATGCATTGTCAAGGCTGTTCTTAGGTCTTAGCTAAGCCTCTTTACAAAAATCTGCGGAAAATGTTGAGATTATAAATCTAGTATGAAGCTAGGTTTAGCTGactttaatttggttttattggTGCACTTCTCTAATGATGCTCTCTATACCCCTCCCACTTAAACTTACCTTCCTGAAACAAGGTAGTTCTCCAGTATGTACCACAAGTGCTTAGCAAGCGGCTCAGCTTCCCGAAATAAGAGGAGCTAGGAGTGCAACCCCTTCTCAGAATGAGAGGCCTGACACTGCTCCGAAGCTGCATGCGAGTTGTGTGTTTGgcatttgctgaaaaatgcagttGTCAGAACACGTGGATGACCACGCTGTTGATGCTGCTCTAGAACATTAACCTTGGCTGGTAACCTGTCTTAGGCTATCTCTGTGCAACACTGACAAGGAGGATTTATGATGTTGTGCCTTTTGTCTTCAGACAGCAATAGTTTTGAGCATTCAGTAAAACAGCTGTAGTCATGTCTGGACTGCTGCCAGTACTGTTCCTGAGGAttccttaatatttttctctgtaaagctGTTGCTTCATCTTCCTTCTTACTCATACTTTCCTGTCCCCTTCAGCTTCGTCAAACTATAGCAGTATCCAAAAATATAGAATAAGACTTATTTGGTAAGACTGTTCCCCTTTCGTTCTCTCTTACTCTGTAAGATGTTTTTTACTGTAGATACTgtaacagattttaaatatgcaaaaccAATTGCTGTAGTAATTGGTTCTGGTCCTGGAATTTCATTGTGCTTAGAATGCAAAGATGTTTCTTGCACTTGCAGGCCAGAAGCAGTTGATTTGTTGATACACATTGTATCTGTggtttttgttatgttttttaaatatgtccATCTTGTGGTTAAACCAAGGCTGTGGAGTGGCAAATTGTGAAGGGGAGAGTGGAATACAGCTGTTTCTGAGAACCCTCTTCAGGAAGGGTCTTGTCTGTTGCTGTTCTTCCCTCTGACTGTCTAAGGCGTGACCTACCCAGACTGGCACCATGTGCCGTAGAACCCACAGGGACACAGAAACCTGTATACCTGGTTAATTATGATACATTACGAACTAGTAATGTTTCATGTTAGTAAGCAAAATGCTTCTTAATTTTAAGTAACCTGATACTTTGCATATTTgtaa is a genomic window containing:
- the ZC3H12A gene encoding endoribonuclease ZC3H12A, whose amino-acid sequence is MSAGSGSSVPGWPEARPAASPPASRLGERMSGREPSRGPGPGGLPGAEPPEEAGGPGREPCDSAEMQLKVDFFRKLGYSSEEIHVVLQKLGLNADTNTVLGELVKHGPAERESGEAPPEAKEAPLVPRGGGANKTPAPAPAPEETESENLKPIVIDGSNVAMSHGNKEVFSCRGILLAVQWFWDRGHKDITVFVPSWRKEQPRPDVLITDQYILRDLEKKKILVFTPSRRVGGKRVVCYDDRFIVKLAHESDGIVVSNDTYRDLQNERPEWKKFIEERLLMYSFVNDKFMPPDDPLGRHGPSLDNFLRKKPVVPEHKKQQCPYGKKCTYGIKCKFYHPERINQPQRSLADELRANARLSPTRSASAKEEKKGKRGSQAELLCSVSTECDKSSLQKVSAERKSLTHKAKPSDVPLQVKGSVSGSVPPSSGSHRSSDRYQQPHMDSLSYISQEHLDSGIGSLENQLSDMWPYRSTSHCDHSHADQVAVCTCGSQRPVYPHSPSLEQNGLVSYKHGSHKSSSSGASFLQYSPEMSHSGLPHSFSGYGVPVHPANAGQYSLPNEYDAPPPHSREYWSEPYQMPPPQVRSTSVRDPRSVQRAPGPTYGDSCQWAVPDQFAEERANVHVKLCGIFHPHLVDAVMSRFPRLLDPQRLAAEILTYKSQNPGV